In Apium graveolens cultivar Ventura chromosome 10, ASM990537v1, whole genome shotgun sequence, the following are encoded in one genomic region:
- the LOC141691456 gene encoding uncharacterized protein LOC141691456, whose translation MKTLFLTKFQAPVRYAPSVTTLANVKQRENESLTSYFKRFNAEYTSVRVASDEALKSFLIARLRVGSDLWKHLHGKDPATLADVFALAESFKVIEQSLAEEVRRHKDGADKIKEEGRRAPRGPNNEILEENKFIRDGSIRTIYGGDLGMKYSNRALERYAREARFRPLTDIHRVETRPPKVFKGESMDITFREVDARWIHHPHNDALVISIQIGTKNIHRAFVDNGSSTNILYYSTFKKMGIPDRDMSGEDSWVYGFSGAGVRVMGSIWLPCTLGESPLSVTKMLEFKVLNQESSHNVLLGRPFLREMRVITSIHHLTIKFPTPNGVGGIKDSQ comes from the exons ATGAAAACTCTGTTCTTGACCAAGTTCCAAGCCCCCGTGAGATATGCTCCTTCTGTCACAACTCTTGCCAACGTCAAGCAAAGGGAAAATGAAAGCTTGACGTCCTACTTTAAAAGGTTCAACGCTGAGTACACCAGTGTAAGAGTTGCTTCTGACGAAGCTTTGAAGAGTTTTTTAATAGCAAGGCTGAGGGTTGGCTCAGATTTATGGAAGCATTTGCATGGAAAAGACCCGGCTACTCTGGCAGATGTCTTTGCCTTGGCGGAATCATTTAAGGTCATAGAACAATCTCTGGCAGAG GAAGTAAGGAGGCATAAGGATGGCGCCGACAAAATAAAGGAAGAAGGACGTCGAGCCCCTCGGGGGCCAAACAAcgaaattctggaagaaaataaGTTTATCAGGGATGGCAGCATCCGAACAATCTACGGAGGAGATCTTGGGATGAAATACAGTAACAGAGCCTTGGAAAGGTATGCAAGGGAAGCCCGGTTCAGACCTCTAACCGACATTCATAGGGTGGAAACTCGGCCACCCAAAGTATTTAAGGGCGAGTCCATGGATATCACCTTCAGAGAAGTAGATGCCCGGTGGATACATCACCCCCACAATGACGCACTGGTCATTTCCATCCAGATCGGGACCAAGAATATCCATAGAGCCTTCGTAGACAATGGAAGCTCAACAAACATCCTCTACTACAGCACCTTTAAGAAGATGGGGATACCTGATCGGGATATGTCGGGAGAAGACTCTTGGGTCTATGGTTTCTCTGGCGCAGGAGTTAGAGTTATGGGATCAATTTGGTTGCCGTGTACCTTGGGGGAAAGTCCGTTGTCCGTCACAAAGATGCTCGAGTTCAAGGTTCTAAATCAGGAGTCATCCCATAACGTGTTGCTAGGACGACCTTTTCTTAGAGAAATGAGGGTCATTACTTCGATCCACCACCTTACCATCAAGTTTCCAACCCCAAATGGTGTGGGCGGCATAAAGGACTCTCAATAA
- the LOC141691455 gene encoding uncharacterized protein LOC141691455: MGKDFVWTPDREEAFLKIKEQLGNPPMLAKPEEGETLILYLAVSEYSVNAVLVKDEGVTNRPSIKGQALADFILEFDSEVDDKAIVLIEPSLQGNPRVDMREEFPHPWWILHIDGAVNNNGAGAGPVLIENSLKVRVVKLIARSDSELVVNQVNGGFQAQGPRIELYMRCVQRLLEKFGSARLEGVPREENSNADALAKLGSQMDSVQRGQIPLGIQEIPSIPEVGVFQTQEISQENWMTPIHNYIRMGGFPGDKL; encoded by the exons ATGGGGAAGGATTTCGTGTGGACCCCGGATCGTGAAGAGGCTTTTTTGAAAATCAAGGAGCAGTTGGGAAATCCTCCTATGTTGGCTAAGCCAGAAGAGGGGGAAACGTTGATTCTTTACTTGGCAGTCTCAGAATACTCCGTCAACGCGGTATTGGTAAAAGATGAGGGAGTCACCAATCGCCCGT CAATAAAGGGACAAGCGTTGGCTGATTTCATACTTGAGTTTGACTCTGAAGTAGATGATAAGGCTATAGTCTTGATAGAACCTTCCTTACAGGGGAATCCTCGTGTTGACATGAGAGAAGAGTTCCCACACCCTTGGTGGATCTTGCACATCGACGGGGCCGTGAATAATAATGGAGCAGGAGCCGGGCCTGTTTTG ATTGAAAATAGCTTGAAAGTGAGGGTTGTGAAATTGATCGCTCGGAGTGACTCAGAGTTAGTGGTAAACCAAGTAAATGGAGGTTTCCAAGCCCAAGGACCTCGGATAGAGTTATATATGAGATGTGTGCAGCGTCTACTGGAAAAGTTTGGAAGTGCCAGGCTAGAAGGTGTACCGAGGGAAGAAAATAGCAATGCAGATGCCTTGGCAAAGCTGGGGTCGCAAATGGACAGTGTCCAACGTGGACAAATTCCTTTGGGGATCCAAGAAATCCCAAGTATTCCAGAAGTAGGGGTGTTCCAGACACAGGAGATTTCACAAGAAAATTGGATGACCCCCATTCATAACTATATTCGAATGGGAGGTTTTCCTGGAGACAAGTTATAG